A region from the Simiduia sp. 21SJ11W-1 genome encodes:
- a CDS encoding DoxX family protein — MSTLANTYARLGKLLTPIDGLPALLLRLYLVPVFWMAGTNKLNNFEATVAWMGNPDWGLGLPLPWLMAALATGAEVLGAILLLLGLGTRLISLPLAITMAVAALTVHWQNGWQAIADAAAPFANEAVLAAPEKLERARAILQEHGHYEWLTSSGNFVILNNGIEFAATYFVMCLALMALGGGRYVSVDYFIARKLRP; from the coding sequence ATCAGCACCCTAGCCAATACTTACGCCCGCCTGGGCAAACTTCTCACCCCCATTGATGGCCTGCCGGCATTGCTGCTGCGGCTGTACCTGGTGCCCGTATTCTGGATGGCGGGCACCAACAAACTGAACAACTTCGAAGCCACCGTGGCCTGGATGGGCAACCCCGACTGGGGCCTGGGGCTACCGTTACCCTGGCTCATGGCAGCCCTGGCCACTGGTGCAGAAGTGCTGGGCGCAATACTGTTACTGCTGGGGTTGGGTACGCGGCTCATCAGCCTGCCGCTGGCCATTACTATGGCGGTAGCGGCACTCACCGTGCACTGGCAAAACGGCTGGCAAGCCATTGCCGATGCAGCTGCGCCCTTTGCCAATGAGGCAGTGCTTGCCGCGCCGGAAAAGCTTGAGCGCGCTCGCGCCATTTTGCAGGAACACGGCCATTACGAGTGGCTCACCAGCAGCGGCAATTTTGTAATTTTAAATAACGGCATTGAATTTGCGGCCACCTACTTTGTGATGTGTCTGGCACTCATGGCTTTGGGCGGTGGCCGCTACGTGAGTGTGGATTACTTCATTGCCAGAAAGCTACGCCCCTAG
- a CDS encoding enoyl-CoA hydratase/isomerase family protein — protein sequence MSDQPVIFEYLPTACGKRIGVARLNAEKSLNALNLAMIDALHAQLKAWEHDGTVVAVWLEGAGEKAFCAGGDVVALHAGSAAYGEALPDNSAQTFFEREYRLDHYLHVYTKPLIVWGSGIVMGGGMGLLCGAPVRLVTETTRMAMPEITIGLFPDVGGSYFLSRTPGQAGLFLGLTGAQFNATDALYLGFADGFVPQGEKFALLNHLSAAKSWAKDDVFQHLLSFCNQFSEQKPKAQVEPHQAHIDTVCKGDKLLSIIEAITGYQGEDEWLTRAAKTLARGCPVTPFLVQQQLQRAAGLSLAEVFRMELIMAVNSARLGHFKEGVRALLIDKDRKPQWVPATFAEVEADHIKAFFEAPFAPDQPHPLADL from the coding sequence GTGAGCGATCAACCCGTAATTTTTGAATACCTGCCTACCGCCTGCGGCAAGCGCATTGGCGTGGCGCGGCTGAATGCTGAAAAATCCCTAAACGCCCTTAACCTTGCCATGATTGATGCGCTGCATGCGCAATTGAAGGCGTGGGAACACGACGGCACCGTGGTTGCCGTGTGGCTTGAGGGCGCGGGCGAGAAAGCCTTTTGCGCCGGTGGCGATGTGGTGGCCCTGCACGCGGGCTCTGCCGCTTACGGAGAGGCCCTGCCCGATAACAGCGCGCAAACATTTTTCGAGCGCGAGTATCGGCTGGATCACTACCTGCACGTTTATACCAAGCCCTTGATTGTGTGGGGCAGCGGCATTGTGATGGGTGGTGGCATGGGCCTGCTGTGCGGCGCACCTGTGCGGCTGGTCACTGAAACCACGCGCATGGCCATGCCGGAAATTACCATCGGCTTATTTCCCGATGTGGGCGGCAGCTATTTCCTAAGCCGCACGCCGGGCCAGGCCGGGCTCTTTTTGGGGCTCACCGGCGCCCAGTTTAACGCAACCGATGCCCTCTACCTGGGCTTTGCCGACGGCTTTGTACCACAGGGCGAAAAATTCGCACTGTTAAACCATTTAAGCGCAGCAAAAAGCTGGGCCAAAGACGATGTGTTCCAACACCTGCTGAGCTTTTGCAACCAATTCAGCGAACAAAAGCCCAAAGCTCAGGTGGAACCGCATCAAGCCCACATAGATACCGTGTGCAAAGGGGACAAGCTGCTCTCCATCATCGAAGCCATTACCGGCTACCAGGGCGAGGATGAATGGCTTACGCGGGCCGCAAAAACACTCGCCCGCGGCTGCCCGGTAACGCCCTTTCTGGTGCAGCAACAATTGCAACGCGCAGCCGGCTTGAGTTTGGCCGAGGTGTTTCGCATGGAATTAATCATGGCGGTAAACAGTGCGCGCTTAGGCCATTTTAAAGAGGGCGTGCGCGCATTGCTGATTGATAAAGACCGCAAGCCCCAGTGGGTGCCAGCCACCTTCGCCGAGGTAGAGGCAGATCACATCAAGGCCTTTTTTGAGGCGCCCTTTGCGCCCGATCAACCCCACCCACTGGCCGACCTCTAG
- a CDS encoding AraC family transcriptional regulator: MERLAAEPLTCQLYPRALGFYPVARGHQMQRELHDDHLLLYCTAGAGTLTLGEARYAIAAGDVVIIPAGRAHHYCSDHQRPWTVYWVHFAGALAQAMSEWLAASAAPVKRLGLNARLLALFDAQFSLREQGSNWDAAVHACHQLQFLLSHIAQMLGRAAESAGRLDIARIKGVMMAHIHDHIDLDALAADAALSKYHFAKVFKAQTGQSPIHYFIELKMQQACYLLDTSRQSIKQVALNLGYEDAYYFSRLFKKVMGVSPARYRAGLHNV, encoded by the coding sequence TTGGAGAGGCTGGCCGCAGAGCCCTTAACCTGCCAGCTCTACCCGCGCGCGCTGGGGTTTTATCCGGTGGCGCGGGGCCACCAAATGCAGCGTGAGCTGCACGATGATCACCTGCTGCTGTATTGCACGGCGGGTGCCGGCACCCTCACCTTGGGCGAGGCCCGCTACGCCATTGCGGCAGGCGATGTAGTGATCATCCCGGCAGGCCGGGCGCACCATTATTGCTCGGATCATCAGCGGCCGTGGACTGTGTACTGGGTGCACTTTGCCGGCGCTTTGGCCCAGGCCATGAGTGAGTGGCTGGCCGCCAGCGCGGCACCGGTTAAACGCCTGGGGCTCAACGCCCGGTTGTTGGCGTTGTTTGATGCGCAGTTCAGTTTGCGCGAGCAGGGCTCCAATTGGGACGCCGCGGTGCATGCCTGCCACCAGCTGCAATTTTTATTAAGCCATATTGCGCAGATGTTGGGGCGGGCGGCAGAGTCGGCCGGGCGGTTGGATATTGCCCGCATCAAAGGCGTGATGATGGCTCACATTCACGACCATATAGATCTGGATGCCTTGGCCGCGGATGCCGCGCTTTCGAAATACCACTTTGCCAAGGTGTTCAAGGCGCAAACAGGGCAATCGCCCATTCATTATTTTATTGAATTAAAAATGCAGCAGGCCTGCTACCTGTTAGATACCAGCCGCCAATCCATCAAGCAGGTGGCGCTGAATTTGGGCTATGAAGATGCCTACTATTTTTCGCGCCTGTTTAAAAAGGTAATGGGTGTAAGCCCTGCGCGCTACCGCGCCGGGCTACACAATGTGTAA
- a CDS encoding enoyl-CoA hydratase — protein MSTSELLKFETRGHTAIITMNNPPANTWTPESLNYLKDIIGQLNADKNNYALILASESEKFFSAGADLNRFNHDDKDKAFSFCAAFGEAFEALTHYRGVSIAAITGFAMGGGLEAALCCDIRICETQSQMALPEATVGLLPCGIGTQHLPWLVGEGWAKRMILLGERIKAPKAEQIGLVQEVVETGKALETALALADKVAGQSPTSVARCKQLIMGARTTPMNHMMALEREQFVKLWDTQDQKEGVAAFLEKRKPEWKNA, from the coding sequence ATGAGCACAAGCGAGCTGTTAAAATTCGAAACCCGCGGCCACACCGCCATCATCACCATGAACAACCCACCGGCCAACACCTGGACGCCGGAAAGCCTGAACTACCTGAAAGACATTATTGGCCAATTAAATGCCGACAAAAATAATTATGCTTTGATTCTGGCAAGCGAAAGCGAGAAGTTTTTTTCCGCCGGGGCCGATTTAAACCGCTTTAATCACGATGATAAAGATAAGGCCTTCAGTTTTTGCGCAGCCTTCGGCGAAGCCTTTGAAGCGCTCACCCATTACCGGGGCGTATCTATTGCTGCCATCACAGGCTTTGCCATGGGCGGCGGTTTAGAGGCAGCGCTGTGCTGCGATATCCGCATCTGTGAAACCCAATCGCAAATGGCACTGCCAGAGGCCACCGTGGGCCTGCTGCCCTGTGGCATTGGCACCCAACACCTGCCGTGGCTTGTGGGCGAAGGCTGGGCCAAGCGCATGATCTTGCTAGGCGAACGCATTAAAGCGCCCAAGGCCGAACAGATTGGCCTGGTGCAGGAAGTGGTAGAAACCGGCAAGGCGCTGGAAACGGCCCTGGCCCTGGCAGACAAAGTTGCCGGCCAGTCGCCCACCTCCGTTGCGCGCTGCAAGCAGTTGATCATGGGCGCGCGCACCACGCCAATGAATCACATGATGGCATTAGAGCGTGAACAGTTTGTAAAGCTGTGGGACACCCAAGATCAAAAAGAAGGCGTGGCCGCCTTTTTGGAAAAGCGTAAACCCGAGTGGAAAAACGCCTAG
- a CDS encoding acyl-CoA dehydrogenase family protein — MNFDLTEEQLAFQQAARDFANGEMKPHAAEWDEQQIFPVELFQKAGPMGFMGIYSPEDCGGMNLSRADTMVIVEDLARACPSTAAFITIHNMATWMLCNWGNDALKAEWAERLTAGEKLASYCLTEAGAGSDAASLRTRAERDGDHYVINGSKAFISGAGSTDILIAMVRTGTQEDGAKGVSCLAIPAHLPGISYGKKEVKMGWNSQPTRTITFEDVRVPVANRLGAEGEGFAIAMKGLDGGRINIATCSLGAAQEAITVAQNYLHERKQFGKPLAAFQALQFKLADMATRLVAARNMVALAAFKLDQNHPDKSTYCAMAKQFATDHCFDVVNDALQMHGGYGYIREYPLERFLRDCRVHQILEGTNEIMRVIVARKMLAEHATETIR; from the coding sequence ATGAACTTTGATCTAACCGAAGAACAACTCGCCTTTCAACAGGCCGCGCGGGATTTCGCCAATGGCGAAATGAAACCCCATGCCGCGGAGTGGGATGAGCAACAAATCTTTCCCGTTGAGCTGTTTCAAAAAGCCGGGCCTATGGGATTCATGGGAATTTATTCACCGGAAGATTGCGGCGGCATGAATTTATCCCGTGCAGACACCATGGTCATTGTGGAAGATCTCGCGCGCGCCTGCCCCAGCACCGCGGCATTTATAACTATTCACAACATGGCCACCTGGATGCTGTGCAACTGGGGCAATGATGCACTCAAAGCCGAGTGGGCAGAGCGTTTAACCGCCGGCGAAAAACTCGCCTCTTACTGCCTTACCGAAGCCGGCGCCGGCAGCGATGCCGCAAGCCTCAGAACCCGTGCCGAGCGCGATGGCGATCACTATGTGATTAACGGTAGCAAAGCGTTTATTTCAGGCGCGGGCAGTACCGATATTTTAATCGCCATGGTGCGCACCGGAACCCAGGAAGACGGCGCCAAGGGTGTGAGCTGCCTGGCCATTCCCGCACATTTACCGGGCATCAGCTACGGCAAGAAAGAAGTAAAAATGGGTTGGAACAGCCAGCCCACGCGCACCATCACCTTTGAAGACGTACGCGTGCCGGTGGCCAATCGCCTGGGCGCCGAAGGTGAGGGTTTTGCCATCGCCATGAAAGGCCTGGATGGCGGGCGCATTAACATTGCCACCTGCTCGCTGGGTGCAGCCCAAGAGGCCATTACCGTGGCGCAAAATTATTTGCACGAGCGCAAGCAATTCGGCAAACCGCTGGCGGCCTTTCAGGCACTGCAGTTTAAACTGGCAGACATGGCAACACGGCTGGTAGCTGCGCGCAACATGGTGGCACTGGCGGCGTTTAAGCTCGATCAAAACCACCCGGATAAATCCACCTACTGCGCCATGGCCAAGCAATTTGCCACCGACCACTGCTTTGATGTGGTAAACGATGCGCTGCAAATGCACGGCGGCTATGGTTACATACGCGAATACCCGCTGGAGCGCTTTCTGCGCGACTGCCGCGTTCACCAGATTCTGGAAGGCACCAACGAAATCATGCGCGTTATTGTTGCGCGCAAAATGCTAGCCGAACACGCAACGGAGACAATTCGATGA
- a CDS encoding zf-HC2 domain-containing protein has protein sequence MLKCKDIVARSSDYIEGELSGWARANYKVHLFMCTHCRRYLRHVQVAAQAAAKVAKRSVSDEQASHLASNIQKAASEKPDGDVNP, from the coding sequence ATGCTAAAGTGCAAAGACATTGTTGCGCGCTCAAGCGATTACATAGAAGGGGAGCTCTCCGGCTGGGCCCGTGCCAATTATAAAGTTCACCTGTTTATGTGTACCCATTGCCGGCGTTATTTGCGGCATGTACAAGTGGCAGCGCAGGCGGCGGCCAAGGTGGCCAAGCGTAGTGTGAGTGATGAGCAGGCCAGCCACCTTGCCAGCAATATTCAAAAGGCTGCCAGTGAAAAGCCTGATGGCGATGTAAACCCTTAA
- a CDS encoding CoA-acylating methylmalonate-semialdehyde dehydrogenase: protein MSKHFSNGLPKRIPLFLEGEWTNSETSQWIPVTNPATQEVITEAPCATEAEVERAVASAKQAFESWKDVAVPVRARIMLQYQHLLKEHHDEIATILAQETGKTFDDAKGDVWRGIEVVEHACNIATLMMGETVENVARTIDCYSYTQPLGVCMGITPFNFPAMIPLWMFPLAIAAGNTFILKPSEQDPLTPTRLVELFEQAGAPKGVLQVIHGGKEQVNQLLNHPEVKAVSFVGSVPVGEHVYRTATQNLKRAQCFAGAKNHMVVMPDANKQQVINNLVGAGFGAAGQRCMAISVAVMVGESKEWVDDLKAAASGIRPGAWDDKNAAYGPQISPQARDRVLAFIEKGKQEGANCILDGSNCVVDGFPDGNWVGPTIFTDVTPDMEIYKSEIFGPVLCIMTVDTLEEAIALINNCPFGNGTSIFTASGACARKYQHEILVGQVGINVPVPVPLPFFSFTGWRGSFFGDQHAYGKQAVRFYTETKTVTARWFDEDIPGGPNMTINLK from the coding sequence ATGAGCAAGCATTTTTCCAACGGACTGCCCAAGCGCATTCCTCTGTTCCTCGAAGGTGAGTGGACCAATAGCGAAACCAGCCAGTGGATTCCGGTCACCAACCCCGCAACCCAGGAAGTGATTACCGAGGCCCCCTGCGCCACCGAAGCCGAAGTAGAGCGCGCCGTTGCCAGCGCCAAGCAAGCCTTTGAAAGCTGGAAAGATGTTGCCGTACCCGTGCGTGCGCGCATCATGCTGCAATACCAGCACCTGCTGAAAGAGCACCACGATGAAATTGCCACCATCCTCGCGCAGGAAACGGGCAAAACCTTCGACGATGCCAAGGGCGACGTATGGCGCGGCATTGAAGTGGTAGAACACGCCTGCAACATTGCCACCCTGATGATGGGCGAAACCGTTGAAAACGTGGCGCGCACCATCGACTGCTACTCCTACACCCAGCCGCTCGGCGTGTGCATGGGCATTACGCCCTTTAACTTCCCGGCCATGATTCCCCTGTGGATGTTCCCGCTCGCCATTGCCGCGGGCAACACGTTCATTTTGAAACCCTCAGAGCAAGACCCGCTCACACCCACGCGTTTGGTGGAATTGTTTGAGCAAGCCGGTGCACCAAAAGGTGTGCTGCAGGTCATTCACGGTGGCAAAGAGCAGGTGAACCAACTGCTGAACCACCCAGAGGTTAAAGCGGTAAGTTTTGTGGGCTCGGTACCCGTAGGCGAGCATGTGTACCGCACCGCCACCCAAAATCTAAAACGCGCCCAGTGCTTTGCCGGTGCCAAAAACCACATGGTAGTAATGCCCGATGCCAACAAGCAGCAGGTGATTAACAACCTGGTTGGCGCAGGTTTTGGCGCTGCCGGCCAGCGCTGTATGGCCATTTCTGTGGCGGTGATGGTGGGCGAATCCAAAGAGTGGGTTGACGATCTAAAAGCCGCCGCCAGCGGCATTCGCCCGGGCGCCTGGGACGACAAAAACGCCGCCTACGGCCCGCAAATTTCCCCGCAAGCGCGCGACCGTGTGTTGGCCTTTATTGAAAAGGGCAAGCAAGAAGGCGCCAATTGCATTTTGGATGGCAGCAATTGTGTGGTTGACGGTTTCCCCGATGGCAACTGGGTAGGCCCCACCATCTTTACCGATGTCACGCCCGATATGGAAATTTACAAAAGCGAAATTTTCGGCCCGGTGTTGTGCATCATGACCGTAGACACACTGGAAGAAGCCATCGCGCTGATCAACAACTGCCCCTTTGGCAACGGCACGTCTATTTTTACTGCCAGCGGCGCCTGCGCACGCAAATACCAGCACGAAATTTTAGTGGGCCAGGTGGGCATTAACGTACCGGTACCCGTGCCACTGCCTTTCTTCAGCTTTACCGGCTGGCGCGGTTCCTTCTTCGGCGATCAGCACGCCTACGGCAAGCAGGCAGTGCGCTTTTACACCGAAACAAAAACGGTCACCGCCCGCTGGTTTGATGAAGACATTCCCGGCGGCCCGAACATGACCATTAATTTGAAGTAA
- a CDS encoding bifunctional diguanylate cyclase/phosphodiesterase, with protein MQQLLEAAFHQSHQPQCLLDGADQLLTVNHAYLALIGEQATPKDSLCPFLNPNLQGPAMVKSIKDAIARKGWWEGELPFQHRARSFQSWVSIKRLQTPTGNNLLVSFSDISERKLAEVKLQRLAYFDGLTQLPNLSLLLDRLNQAQMRAKRSNQLVAVVLFEPDHADNLRADLGSTAFDETVVAMSQRVGDILRAQDTLAALGHGRFALLMPDLPDKRAALNAFTQIADKLQVALRQKLPNLQQGLSAAVGAALFPLDAVTPQTHLKQAETALLQAKRRGRGQSLLFTPALQQQASARQQMAKEMQRAIEHNDFLLHYQPVLDANDGTIVGVEALLRWAHAERGLLLPEDFLEAAEATGCLKVLGGWVFRESAKQFLRWRNQGVKLSTININISVSQFQSPLLVAQAKEILTETGIDPANVVLEITEAALTTDNFQQQLTQLRALGLKLALDDFGAGPSSLLSLHTLPFSQIKLNRAFTQGLPAEKPRKQLQGLATYLHTLGFEVVLTGVETPVQLEVAQRIDCQCVQGYLLREPASAADLNLRPPHEH; from the coding sequence GTGCAGCAACTGCTGGAAGCCGCCTTTCACCAATCGCACCAGCCACAGTGCTTACTCGATGGGGCAGACCAGCTGCTAACCGTTAACCACGCCTACCTGGCGCTCATCGGCGAGCAAGCCACCCCCAAAGATAGCCTTTGCCCCTTCCTGAACCCCAATCTCCAGGGCCCGGCGATGGTAAAGTCCATCAAAGATGCCATCGCCCGCAAGGGTTGGTGGGAGGGCGAGCTGCCGTTTCAGCACCGCGCACGCAGCTTCCAGAGCTGGGTGAGCATCAAGCGCCTGCAAACACCCACAGGCAACAACCTGCTGGTGAGCTTTAGCGACATCAGCGAGCGCAAGTTGGCCGAGGTTAAACTCCAGCGCCTGGCCTACTTCGATGGCCTGACCCAACTGCCCAACCTAAGCCTGCTGCTCGATCGCCTGAACCAGGCCCAGATGCGCGCCAAGCGCAGCAACCAGCTGGTTGCGGTGGTGCTGTTCGAGCCAGATCACGCCGATAACTTGCGCGCCGATCTCGGCAGCACGGCCTTCGATGAAACCGTGGTGGCCATGAGCCAGCGTGTGGGTGACATTCTGCGCGCGCAAGACACTCTGGCAGCCCTTGGCCACGGGCGCTTTGCCTTGCTCATGCCGGATCTGCCCGACAAACGCGCCGCCCTCAACGCTTTCACACAAATCGCCGATAAACTGCAAGTAGCCCTGCGCCAAAAACTGCCTAACCTTCAACAGGGGTTGTCGGCGGCAGTGGGCGCCGCCCTGTTTCCACTGGATGCCGTCACCCCGCAAACGCACCTCAAGCAAGCGGAAACTGCACTGTTACAAGCCAAGCGCCGCGGCCGGGGCCAGAGCCTGTTGTTTACTCCCGCACTGCAGCAGCAAGCCAGTGCGCGCCAGCAAATGGCCAAAGAGATGCAGCGCGCCATTGAACACAATGATTTCTTATTGCATTACCAACCGGTGCTCGATGCCAATGACGGCACCATAGTGGGCGTGGAAGCCTTGCTGCGCTGGGCGCACGCCGAGCGCGGCCTGTTACTGCCGGAAGACTTTTTGGAAGCGGCCGAGGCCACCGGCTGCCTGAAGGTATTGGGTGGCTGGGTGTTTCGTGAATCCGCCAAGCAATTTTTACGCTGGCGCAATCAGGGCGTTAAGTTAAGCACTATCAACATCAATATTTCGGTCAGCCAATTCCAGTCGCCTTTACTGGTGGCACAGGCCAAAGAAATTCTCACCGAAACCGGCATAGACCCTGCCAATGTCGTTTTGGAAATTACCGAAGCGGCACTCACCACCGACAACTTTCAGCAGCAACTCACCCAGCTGCGAGCACTCGGCTTGAAACTCGCGCTCGACGATTTCGGCGCAGGCCCCTCAAGCCTGCTAAGCCTGCACACCTTGCCCTTCAGCCAGATCAAACTAAACCGCGCCTTTACCCAGGGGCTGCCAGCGGAAAAGCCACGCAAGCAACTGCAAGGGCTTGCCACCTATTTGCACACGCTGGGTTTTGAAGTGGTACTGACGGGGGTTGAAACACCGGTGCAGCTGGAGGTTGCGCAGCGTATCGACTGCCAGTGTGTGCAGGGCTATTTACTGCGCGAGCCCGCAAGCGCTGCCGATTTAAACTTGAGGCCACCCCATGAACACTAG
- a CDS encoding RNA polymerase sigma factor: MTIKHTEEPDLAVLRAQDHRAFTQLVQQYHEQLLVVARAIVRPAQAEEVVQEAWVSIFRALPKFEGRSTLKTWMYTIVSNAAKGKLRKENREITLNDAERVLGNYLSEERFKSDGHWAAGPANWHMESPDRILEEAQLKQCLEKNLAQLPDAQRAVFLLRDVEQQSLDHICNMLEISNSNARVLLHRARVSLLSVVDHYQETGQC, from the coding sequence ATGACCATCAAGCACACCGAAGAGCCAGATCTTGCAGTATTGCGGGCGCAGGATCACCGGGCATTCACGCAGTTAGTGCAACAGTATCACGAGCAATTGCTGGTGGTGGCGCGCGCCATTGTGCGGCCAGCGCAGGCAGAGGAAGTTGTGCAAGAGGCCTGGGTGTCTATATTCCGAGCACTGCCCAAGTTTGAGGGCCGCTCGACGCTGAAAACCTGGATGTACACAATCGTAAGTAATGCAGCCAAAGGCAAGTTGCGCAAGGAAAACCGCGAGATCACTTTGAACGACGCCGAGCGGGTGCTGGGCAATTATTTGTCTGAAGAGCGATTTAAAAGCGATGGCCACTGGGCGGCGGGCCCGGCCAACTGGCACATGGAGTCGCCCGATCGCATTTTAGAGGAGGCGCAGCTCAAGCAATGCCTTGAGAAAAACCTGGCACAACTGCCCGATGCCCAGCGGGCGGTTTTTTTGCTGCGCGATGTGGAGCAACAATCGCTCGATCACATCTGTAACATGCTGGAAATCAGCAACTCTAATGCGCGGGTGTTGTTGCACCGGGCGCGGGTGAGCTTGCTCTCGGTGGTGGATCATTATCAGGAAACCGGCCAATGCTAA
- the mmsB gene encoding 3-hydroxyisobutyrate dehydrogenase, translating to MSTKITDVAFIGLGNMGGGMAANLAQKGFRVRAFDLMQAHLDKAQADGCRVFTSATEAVRECDAVVSMLPNGAIVESVYIDQDALFDVMPKGTLVIDCSTVAPENSRRMAKVGTEKGMRVIDAPVSGGVAAAAAGTLAFMCGGTEADVEAARPVLAAMGANIFRAGDHGAGQVAKVCNNMLLAIHMAGTAEALQLGVNNGLDPKVLSEIMLKSSGCNWSLEKYNPYPGVQENSAASRGYTGGFMVDLMLKDLGLAMQSAQASQSSVPMGAAARNLFSLHKGGGEQNNGGLDFSSIQQLYQR from the coding sequence ATGAGCACAAAAATAACGGATGTCGCATTCATTGGCCTGGGTAACATGGGCGGCGGCATGGCTGCCAACCTCGCCCAAAAAGGCTTTCGCGTGCGCGCCTTCGATTTAATGCAAGCCCATCTGGATAAAGCCCAAGCCGATGGCTGCCGGGTATTTACCAGCGCCACTGAGGCCGTGCGCGAATGCGATGCGGTGGTCTCTATGCTGCCCAATGGCGCCATTGTTGAAAGCGTGTACATCGATCAAGACGCCCTGTTTGATGTTATGCCCAAAGGCACGCTGGTGATTGATTGCTCAACCGTTGCACCGGAAAACTCGCGCCGCATGGCGAAAGTGGGCACTGAAAAGGGCATGCGCGTAATTGACGCGCCTGTCTCCGGTGGCGTGGCGGCGGCGGCCGCGGGCACACTGGCATTCATGTGCGGCGGCACAGAGGCAGATGTTGAAGCCGCGCGCCCGGTACTGGCGGCCATGGGTGCCAACATCTTTCGCGCAGGTGATCACGGCGCAGGCCAGGTAGCCAAAGTGTGCAACAACATGCTGCTGGCGATTCACATGGCCGGCACTGCCGAGGCGCTGCAACTGGGTGTAAACAACGGGCTAGACCCGAAAGTGCTGAGCGAGATCATGCTCAAAAGTTCTGGCTGCAACTGGAGCCTTGAGAAGTACAACCCCTACCCGGGCGTGCAGGAAAATTCAGCCGCCAGCCGCGGCTACACGGGCGGCTTTATGGTGGACTTAATGCTGAAAGACTTGGGGCTTGCCATGCAATCGGCCCAGGCCAGCCAGTCTTCCGTGCCCATGGGGGCGGCTGCGCGCAATTTGTTCAGCCTGCACAAGGGCGGTGGCGAGCAAAATAACGGCGGGCTGGATTTTTCTTCAATCCAGCAGCTGTATCAGCGCTAA
- a CDS encoding transporter substrate-binding domain-containing protein, with protein sequence MNTSWPTILPTNNLRWPQALVFTMGCLILLWAMAASAEDVRKNLLFTIDSFYAQPIYEQHPARDRMRVALANLGYTYSLRYIKGPRTLTVANNGEADGEFARNRDYTDEFPNLVFVPAPVNAVHTLVVTRAELTDASRAWRDLMPRNRVVIPGSRVGRTVPEQFAALPTITADNYEQALKLVASGRADMVIIPANFDFLPSHHGGSQAQLVALQPQLEEEAAYMHLHKRHQHLVAPLASELEKLKYQTHFPD encoded by the coding sequence ATGAACACTAGCTGGCCAACAATCCTGCCAACCAACAACCTACGATGGCCGCAGGCGCTGGTGTTTACCATGGGCTGCCTGATATTGCTGTGGGCAATGGCTGCGAGTGCAGAAGACGTTAGAAAAAATTTGTTGTTTACCATCGACAGTTTTTACGCCCAACCTATTTATGAGCAGCACCCCGCACGCGACCGGATGCGCGTGGCGCTGGCCAACCTTGGCTACACCTACAGCCTGCGCTACATCAAGGGCCCACGCACACTCACCGTGGCCAACAATGGCGAGGCCGATGGCGAGTTTGCCCGCAACCGCGACTATACCGATGAGTTTCCCAATCTGGTTTTTGTGCCGGCGCCTGTAAATGCGGTGCACACCCTGGTGGTAACCCGCGCCGAACTCACCGATGCCAGCCGCGCCTGGCGAGATCTCATGCCGCGCAACCGGGTGGTTATTCCAGGCTCGCGCGTTGGGCGCACTGTGCCCGAACAGTTTGCGGCACTGCCCACAATAACCGCAGATAATTACGAGCAAGCGCTAAAGCTTGTGGCATCGGGCCGGGCCGACATGGTGATTATTCCCGCCAACTTTGACTTTCTCCCCAGCCATCACGGCGGCAGCCAGGCACAACTGGTTGCGCTGCAACCGCAGTTGGAAGAAGAGGCGGCCTACATGCACTTGCATAAGCGCCACCAACATCTGGTTGCGCCTTTAGCCTCTGAGTTGGAAAAGTTAAAATATCAAACCCACTTCCCCGATTAG